One stretch of Ananas comosus cultivar F153 linkage group 6, ASM154086v1, whole genome shotgun sequence DNA includes these proteins:
- the LOC109712168 gene encoding uncharacterized protein LOC109712168: MHNSKDKTYINTASSNFVENAMNSIAASSAAEPSKSSTNLENHYIKNTLKKDKYGRVLGYGNGPTPTKIFGLQSQLRDMDNEQEDPMKEEVKRLKAKMEVMQNKHDLDMLEIKSLLRQLVGQSVNSSTDIRDPPPS, encoded by the exons ATGCACAATAGCAAAGATAAAACTTACATCAATACAGCATCAAGCAATTTTGTG GAAAACGCAATGAATTCTATAGCAGCAAGTTCGGCGGCTGAACCATCGAAATCTAGTACTAATCTGGAAAATCATTACATCAAAAATACTctgaaaaaagataaatatggTCGAGTATTGGGTTATGGGAATGGACCTACTCCAACGAAGATTTTTGGTCTTCAATCTCAACTTAGGGACATGGATAATGAACAAGAAGATCCAATGAAAGAAGAAGTCAAAAGGTTGAAGGCTAAAATGGAAGTAATGCAAAACAAACACGACTTAGATATGCTAGAGATTAAGTCTCTATTGCGGCAACTTGTTGGGCAATCTGTTAATTCCAGCACTGATATAAGAGATCCACCACCAAGTTAG